In the Alphaproteobacteria bacterium genome, CTGCAGCGTACCGGTCGCGACCAGCGCACTCTTGCAGGTGCCGATGGTCGCGCGCGTGCTGCCGAAGGGAAAGCGGCCCGCGATTCTCACGTTCTCGGCCGTGTCGCTCACGATGCATCATCTCGCCGCGGTCGGCATCGACCCGGACACGCCGGTCGTGGGCCTGCCCACGACCTCGGAATTCCAGCGCTCGATCCGCGAGGGCGACAATTCAGTGCCGTTCGAGACGCTGAAGAACGAGGTGCTCGACACCGCCGAGCGCATGATCAAGAACGATCCCTCGATCGGCGCGATTGTCTGCGAGTGCACCAACATCACGCCCTACTCGCATGAGATCAACCGGCGGCTCGGTGTGCCGGTGTTCGACATGGTCACACTGGTACACTGGTTTCATCGAGCGCTGCGGCCGCAGCATTTTTTGCAAGACTGATCGCGAGCGGGATCGGCTTGACCGGTGCCTGCGCACGCAGCCGGCCGACGGCCGCCAGCGGCATATCCATCGCCTGCGCGGTCAATTCGGCGGCGGCGAGACCGCAGAATCGACCTTGGCAGCGCCCCATGCCACAGCGCGTGACGGCCTTGAGCCGGTTCACTTCGGTCGGACCGAAGTCGGCACTGATGGACGCGCGCAATTCGCCGGCCGTGATGCCTTCGCAGCGGCACACCATCGTGCAGTCATCGAGACGGCGGATCGCATCGACCGGCCACGCGAACGCGCGCGCGAGGCCGCGCTGAAAGCGGCGAAGCCGGGTCACCTGACGCCGCGCCGCCGCGCGGTCGATATCGCGAACGCCGATCCTGAAATCGTCCAGCACTGCGCACGCCGCCAGCTTGCCCGTCAGGGCCGCCGCCTGCGCGCCGCCAATTGTCGCGCCATCTCCCGCGACGTAGACGCCGCTCCCGCATCTCCCCTCGCCGTCGGCGTGGGGCAACCATTGGCGAAAGACCGGATCGTAGCGCAGCTCAGCACCTGCAAGCTCGGCAAGCTGCGTCTCGGGCTTGAGGCCGAAACCATACGCGACGGCATCGCACGCGACGACGTGCTCGCGTCCACTGCGGTCGCGGAAGCGGACACGTTCGACGCCGTCCGCTCCCTCGAAGGCCACGAGCGTCACGCCATGATGGATCGGTACGCCGGCGCGCCGCAGCGCATTCATGTATCGGACCCCGCGCGCGAAGGTCTGCGGCGCGGCCAGAAGGTCAGGCGCGGCACCGACCTTCGAGGCGAATGGCGTGGTGTCGAGCACTGCGACAACCTCCGCGCCCATCGCGCGATACTGCCCGGCGGCGAGATAGAGCAACGGCGACGAGCCACAGAACACAATACGCGGGCCGATTAAGCAGCCGTGCTCCTTGAGCAGCACCTGCGCGCCGCCGAGCGTGAACACGCCCGGCAGCGTCCAGTCCGGGACCGGCAGCACGCGATCAGTCGCGCCGGTGGCGAGGATCAGCGCATCGAACGCCACCGTATCGGCGATGCCCGCGCAGACCGTGTGCAGGCGCTTCTCATCGACGCCCCATGCGAGGGTCTGTGGCCGGTAGTCGATACGGCTTCGCAGGCGATCGAACGCCGCATGAAAGTCGCGATAGTTCGCGGCTTCCGCACTCAGCAGTGCATCGACATCGAGTTTTAGCCCGGCCCGCGCGCGCCGGTAGATCTGTCCGCCGGCGTCGCGGCCCTCGTCGATGACGGTCACCGCAACGCCATGCGCAGCGAGCACATCCGCAGCCGCTATCCCGGCCGGACCGGCGCCGACGATCGCGACCTTCATGACGTGGGAAATCCCGGCGGCGCAGTGGTCAGCACGTGCATTCCGTCCGCGACGGTGGTCGTACAAGCACGCACGCGTGAGAAGTCGGCGAGCCACACCCAGCAATCCTGGCATGCACCCATCAGGCAGAAGCCGGCGCGCATCTCGTCGCCGAACTCATGGCGCCGCAGCGCGTTGCGCGCGGTCAGCACCGCGACCAGTACGCTGTCGCCCGCGTACGCCATCACCGCCTCGCCGTCGACGAGGATGCACACCGTGGGCGCGTCCGGCGCAACCGCGCGCACCAACCTGCCCGTCATGATTGTCTTCGCCGCATTCACGCATGCTTGCCGAACATGCGGCGCCATTCAATGGCGCATTTGACAGGGCCGGACCGCGCACTTCTATATGCGCTTTCAGTCGGGGAGCATCCCATGAGCAACGCGGTCATCCTGACCGATACCAGCGGCGGCATCGGCACGATCACGCTCAACAAGCCGTGGAAGCTCAACGCCTGGGACACACCGATGCGCGCGGAGATCACCGCGCAGCTCAACGACTGGAATCGCGATCCCGCCGTGCGCGCCGTCATCATCACCGGCGCGGGCGAGCGCGCCTTCTGCGCCGGACAAGACCTCGAAGAAACCGAGAAATTCCAGTCCGGCCACGAGGGCGCGAACTGGTTTCAGTCCTGGCAGGACTTCTACAACGCAATCCGCGGCCTCGATAAGCCGTGCCTTGCGGCGCTCAATGGCGTCGCGGCGGGCTCCGCGTTCCAGGCCGTGATGCTCACCGACGCGCGCATAGGACACACCGGCGTGCGCATGGGGCAGCCGGAGATCAACGCCGGGATTCCGAGCGTCACCGGCCCGATGCTGATGCTGCCGCGCATCGGGCTCGCGCGCACCATGGAGCTCACGTTGACCGGGCGCATGATGGAGGCCGAGGAGGCGCACCTCATCGGCCTCATCAACTATCTGGTGCCGCGCGCCGAGGAGGTCATGCCGAAGGCGCGCGAGGTCGCCGAGGTGATGGCCGCAAAGCCCGTCATCGCGTTCCGGCTCAACAAGCAGCGCTTCCGCCAAGTGACGCAGGAGGCTTTCGACGAGGCTTTCCGCAACGGCGGCAAGTACCAGGCCGAGGCCTACGCGTCGGGTGAGCCGCAGGAGACAATGCGGCGCTTCTTTGCCGAGCGCGCGGCACGACGGGCGGCGCGCGCCAAGGCGTGACGCGCGCATCGCAAAGATGATCGACACCGACGACGGATTCCTGCCCCTGCTGACGCGCCGCGCGCAGGCAAGTCCGGCCGGACTGTTCGCGCGCTACGAGGGCGCGCCGCTGACCTTCGGCGAACTCGATCGCATGGCGAGGGCGCTCGCGATCTGGATGCGGAGCATGAGGCTTGCGCCCGGGGATGCGGTCGCGCTGATGATCCGCAACAGCCCGGTTGCGCTGGCTTTGCTGTTCGCGATCGCGAAGGCGCGTGCCGTCTGGGTGCCGATCAACCCGCAGAG is a window encoding:
- a CDS encoding (2Fe-2S)-binding protein: MTGRLVRAVAPDAPTVCILVDGEAVMAYAGDSVLVAVLTARNALRRHEFGDEMRAGFCLMGACQDCWVWLADFSRVRACTTTVADGMHVLTTAPPGFPTS
- a CDS encoding NAD(P)/FAD-dependent oxidoreductase, with translation MKVAIVGAGPAGIAAADVLAAHGVAVTVIDEGRDAGGQIYRRARAGLKLDVDALLSAEAANYRDFHAAFDRLRSRIDYRPQTLAWGVDEKRLHTVCAGIADTVAFDALILATGATDRVLPVPDWTLPGVFTLGGAQVLLKEHGCLIGPRIVFCGSSPLLYLAAGQYRAMGAEVVAVLDTTPFASKVGAAPDLLAAPQTFARGVRYMNALRRAGVPIHHGVTLVAFEGADGVERVRFRDRSGREHVVACDAVAYGFGLKPETQLAELAGAELRYDPVFRQWLPHADGEGRCGSGVYVAGDGATIGGAQAAALTGKLAACAVLDDFRIGVRDIDRAAARRQVTRLRRFQRGLARAFAWPVDAIRRLDDCTMVCRCEGITAGELRASISADFGPTEVNRLKAVTRCGMGRCQGRFCGLAAAELTAQAMDMPLAAVGRLRAQAPVKPIPLAISLAKNAAAAALDETSVPV
- a CDS encoding enoyl-CoA hydratase/isomerase family protein — protein: MSNAVILTDTSGGIGTITLNKPWKLNAWDTPMRAEITAQLNDWNRDPAVRAVIITGAGERAFCAGQDLEETEKFQSGHEGANWFQSWQDFYNAIRGLDKPCLAALNGVAAGSAFQAVMLTDARIGHTGVRMGQPEINAGIPSVTGPMLMLPRIGLARTMELTLTGRMMEAEEAHLIGLINYLVPRAEEVMPKAREVAEVMAAKPVIAFRLNKQRFRQVTQEAFDEAFRNGGKYQAEAYASGEPQETMRRFFAERAARRAARAKA
- a CDS encoding aspartate/glutamate racemase family protein, coding for MRAKEHKRAYYGVPIGILMLDSKFERFNGDIGNAQTWPFPVQYKIVRGAVPNKVVDTLNNRHLFHLFADAADELIRDGVDGITTTCGFLALYQQELAAHCSVPVATSALLQVPMVARVLPKGKRPAILTFSAVSLTMHHLAAVGIDPDTPVVGLPTTSEFQRSIREGDNSVPFETLKNEVLDTAERMIKNDPSIGAIVCECTNITPYSHEINRRLGVPVFDMVTLVHWFHRALRPQHFLQD